A single Lactuca sativa cultivar Salinas chromosome 8, Lsat_Salinas_v11, whole genome shotgun sequence DNA region contains:
- the LOC111886713 gene encoding protein PLANT CADMIUM RESISTANCE 2, whose product MASSVPNEKAPPSEAQPATNPQATSNSDPSKAPATAYPQQQPNQYVVGVPPQQGQIPMWSTGLFDCFDDLPTLIITAFAPCVTFGQVAEMVDRGQNSCLVLGGLHAGLLYFTGLGCLLSAYFRIRMVQMYNLPNDPVINILVHLVCEPCALCQEYRELQAHGFDMKLGLGWKGQSPEIQQTGGAMVPPTVPGGMTR is encoded by the exons ATGGCTTCCTCAGTCCCAAACGAGAAAGCTCCACCATCTGAAGCCCAACCAGCAACGAATCCCCAAGCCACATCTAACTCTGATCCTAGCAAAGCTCCAGCTACTGCATATCCacagcaacaacccaatcagtaTGTCGTTGGGGTCCCACCACAACAAGGCCAGATTCCTATGTGGTCTACAGGACTTTTTGATTGTTTTGATGATCTCCCAACTT TAATCATAACGGCTTTTGCCCCCTGTGTTACTTTCGGCCAAGTCGCTGAAATGGTCGACAGAGGACAAAACA GTTGTTTGGTATTGGGTGGACTTCATGCGGGACTACTGTACTTTACAGGCTTGGGATGTTTGTTGTCCGCATACTTTAGGATTAGGATGGTCCAGATGTATAATCTGCCTAATGATCCAGTCATAAATATTCTTGTTCATCTAGTATGTGAACCATGCGCCTTGTGTCAAGAATATCGTGAACTTCAGGCTCATGGGTTCGACATGAAACTTG GACTTGGGTGGAAAGGTCAGTCTCCCGAGATACAACAAACTGGTGGAGCCATGGTGCCACCTACGGTTCCAGGAGGGATGACTCGTTGA